The Bubalus kerabau isolate K-KA32 ecotype Philippines breed swamp buffalo chromosome 14, PCC_UOA_SB_1v2, whole genome shotgun sequence genome segment GTAACCACAACTTCACTGCagttttctgtcttctctgttaTAACATGCTGTGTCCCTTCACCCTTCCATCCATACCTATCTGTGTGGCTGCTGAAAGATCCATGGCTtctcctgtttcttcttttttttcagccCCTTCACTGactttctcactctccatctCTGTTTCAACCGTTTCCCCtgtctcacctggaaaattaaCCAAAGGGGATATTAAGAGATACTTATTTAGCATTAACAACCAAGTGCTCCACACCTGGTTTCCAACAGGGGCAGCTCTTGCTCTTTAAGTCTAAACAGTAGGTTTCTCTAGGGATGTCAAGAAAGGCAATTGCCCTGGGTCTCTGAGATCTTCAGAGGGCCAATGTCACTTACTGTTTCTGAGTCTTGGCACTCTCTTATATAAAATCAGGATGCGGATGGCAGAACATATTACAAATAGAAAGTTCAAAATATGGTCTAGGGGTGTCCAGAAACCTGTCTTGTTTGGTCATTCTGGTGTTTAAAGAAAACAATCATCAAACTTTTAAAGAGCTGAAACATTTAAAAGTCCAGGTATTACACATACAAATGTCTCCCTAAGAAGTCAGTTCGGGCAACACTGGCCCCTATGTTTTGAATGGAGCCAAGAAGCAGCTGCCTCTTTTGATAGGATTGTGCTCCTGTTCACCAAGGTCCCTGGGGCTCCCCGCAACATTATATGTGCCCCTCAATTCACCCACTGCCATCACCCTAGGCCCCAAAGACTTGAGTGTGCCAAGCCTGTATAACAAATATACGCTTTTACTTGCTTCTGCCTTCTGATTCCCAAAGCACTTTTATATACCTTCATTAAAGCATTTACCTCAATAGATTGTGGTATTTTGTTTAAATTCTGCCTTCTCCCCACTAGACTGTGAACCCCTTGAGAACAGGGACTATCCCTTACTCCTGCACTGGGCACCAAGCAAATGATTAGACATTCAAAAACTGCTGCATTAACGAGTGAAATAATTAAGAAATAGACTGATGAATGTTTCACTTAATTCTACTGTAAGGTGAAGTTAAAATTTACCAAAATGTAAATCCTGCCCCAGAAGAATTTTTTAATTGTAACTCCAATAAAGAACAGtatagatttcattttctttatacaggtaatgtacatgttttaaaaataccatttgctAAGACATAGTACATTTCTCTAGTCTTCtcataaagataaaaagagaagaagGACAAGGGGATATTGACAGTAATTTCTAAGGATAAGATTGCAAAGATGAATATGACACGCTAAGAGGCATTATTCTTGTGTTCTTTCATTAAAAAGTcagttcctgggcttccctagtagttcagtggttaggagtcccccttgcaatacagggaacactggtttgatccccgatctgggaagatatcacatgccatggagcaactaagcccatgggccatagCATTGAAGCCAACtcacctagagtctgtgctccacaacaaggaaAGCCACTACAgggagagaagcctgcacactgcaagtatagagagtagcctccacttggccgcaactagagaaagcccacacacaacaaagacccagtgcaaccaaaaataaataaataaataaaattatatattaaaaaaaagtcagttcCTCCACTGACCATCTTTACGTTGGATGTTCATACCATACATGGGGCCTGATGAAGAGTGAACTTggaaaaattcagaaattttaaCATTGCTTCAATATCCCATTTCATTTAACAATGAAACTAGGTTAAAAATCTAGATACTTTTCTAAAGACTATGCTTTAGAAAACTTTTGCTGGAAAGCCAAGTTGCCTGTTGTTCAAGTCTGGAAGACTTTTTAGTTGGGATCACGGGAACTTCAACCACTGAGAGACTCCGGGGTGGGGGAGCTGTGTgtcagcctcccccaccccccagagatGATCTCTTATGGGGCACGTCTAAACAACGGGATCTGACAGCATGACTTTACCTTCAATGTGTTGGTCCTCTTCGTTAGTGTGAATTTTCCTGGCCATTTCCACCTTCGCCCCTGTCTCTAGAATTCCGGCCGGATGTTCCATGCTTTCAACTGTTCTTTCAGGTTGGATCTTCTGCATGTTCCCCGGACCTTGGGGAGTTTTATGGGGTGAATCAGCCTTTACAGCTGTCTCCACAGACTGACTTGCGTCCAACACTTCCGGTCCGCCGTGCTCTCTGGGAATCGTCTCTCGAAGCTGGGGCTGCTCATCTTTCCCCAGCGTTTCCGGAAGTCGCTTCTCTTCCTCGGCTTCCACAGACTGACTTCCGTCCGACACTTCCGGTCCACCATGCTCTCTGCGAATCGTCTCTCGAAGCTGAGACTGCTCATTTTCCCCCAGCGTCTCCTGAAGTTGCTTTTTTCCCTCGGCTCCCACAGACTGACTTCCGTCCAACACTTCCAGAGATGCATTCTCTTTGGGAACTGCTTCTACAAGTTGGGATCGCTCATCTTCTCCAACTGTTTCTTGAAGTTCCTGTGTCTCAGCTGTTTCCACAGGCTGACTGCCTTCCAATATCTCCGGAGATTCTGTCTCCTTGGGAACTGTCTCTGGGAGTTGGGACTGTTCACCCTTTCCCCCAGCTTCTTGAGATCCTGGCTCTCTGGCTGCTTCCAGAGGAACTCTCTCAGCTGTTCCTAGAGGGGTCATCTCTCCGGCAGCTTGTGGATCCTCAGTACCTTCCACTGCTCCAGGAGAGTCCCTCTCTCCCGCTGTTATCAAAGGCTGATTCTTGGCTTCCGCTCCTAAAGGTTCAGTCTCAGCACTTCCTTTCAAAGGTGGAGCCTCTGTCACTGCTTCCGCGTCCTCCTTTCCTTCTGCTCCTGGAGCACCATCTTTACCACCTTGCTGAGGTGGCTCAGACCCCTTCAGTCCCTGCAGAGGCTGAGTTTCCTCTGTGGCTTCTGGTGGGTCTGCAGCCTCCTTTGCCAGGGGCTGTTCAGGGAGGGACTGAACACCATTAGCTGTGGACACGGCTGAGATCTTGAGCTTGTCTAATGGAGGAAGGCTTTCCTTTTGTACTTTGCCACACAAAGTAGATTCTCTGCCCAGTGCACGTGGTTTTGGCTGGACAAAGCAGGACTCGCTTTCTTCTGTGGCTGAAAAATAGGTATTTGAAGttactttttattattcatttgaaaagaaaaatacaaattattattCGGTTTCTAACctgagaatggagaaggcaatggcaccccactccagtactcttgcctggaaaatcccatggatggaggagcctggtaggctgcagtccatggggttgctaagagtcggacaggactgagcgacttcactttcactttcatgcattggagaaggaaatggcaacccattccagtgttcttgcctggagaatcccagggataggggagcctggtgggctgccgtctatggggtcacacagagttggacacgactgaagcaacttagcagcagcagcagcagcatcctgagAAAGTGTATTGCTATCAAGAAGCAAGTTTAACAGTTCAAGAAAGTCTCGTGTAGAATCGAATACAAAGAGGCCATACCATGCCCTTAACACACCACAAGTCAAGTTTCTCTAGTGTTTTCAGCTCAAATACCTCATCTTAAACATGAAATCcttcaaaatcattttctttttccgtTTGTTCCTTGTGCACCTGCTTGTGGCTCCTGTCTCATATTCTAATGTAGTATATTTTGTTTCCTCACACTCTTTCCTCTGTCCTGCCCTTTCTCTTCCTTAGGCTGAGTAGATTTCACAGCATAAGTAGTGGCCCTTGGGCTGCTAGAGAGGTCTTACCTTCCCCTTAAAGCAGAAGGACCATCCAAGacataatattaaaaagcagagacgttactttgccaacaaaggtctgtctagtcaaagctatggtttttctagcagtcatgtatggatgtgagagttggactataaagaaaactaagtgctgaagaatcgatgcttttgaaccatggtgttggagaagattcttgagagtcccttggactgcaaggagatccaaccagtcaatcctaaaggaaatcagacctgaatattcactggaaggactgatgttgaagctgaaactccaatactttggccacctgatgtaaagaacctattcattggaaaaaaccctgatgctgggaaagattgaaggcaggaggagaaggggacgacagaggatgagatggttggatagggTCACCAAcgcagtagacatgagtttgagtaagctccaggagttggtgatggacagggaagcccggtatgccgtggtccttggggtcgcaaagagtcagatacaactgagtgactgaactggactgaactgaaagcagaatggCCCTCAGTGAATGGAAAAGGCCCCATGCTAGAGAAGCCCTAATATGTAAAGACTGAGATGTCTGGGAGAGAAAGTAGCAGGCACAGATCAGTCTGGGTTTCATTCATTTTGGGGGGCCCAGTTGGGAAAGAGCTCAAGAGAGAGCTGGgtagaatgcatttttttttcctctgcatttcTGGTTCTTCTTCCAATTGTGTAACCTTGGGAACTTGGTTCCTAGTAGTTATGTCTGTAAAATGGCAGTGAATCTGTTTCTCCCACCTGTGTCATAGTTGCATGAGGCATCATATGACATTAAACAATGAAGGCAGAAATGTTCTCTCAACAGTTTAAGAAAGCAGCATGGCAACATGCTTACACCCTTTGACCCAGTGATCCTGCTTCTGGAAATTCatcctaaaaacaaaaatatcagtaAAATGCTTTGGGGAAAATGTATCAGCCCAGTATTCTTTCGAATAGCAAAACTGGGGAAACAATTTAAAAGTCTAATAATTTAGGAGAAAGATCAAGAATCCACTGAGTGGAATATTATTGTCAGACCATATGCTGACCATATGCTAAAATAAGACAATGATTATATAATAAGATAAAAATCAGCACTTCCAGTTGGTTTATCAGATAAAATAATGCATAGAAAATGTGTACTACCACAAGGTCTGTTTTGCAATTAAATGTTCAATAAGTTAGCTATCAGTTTTATGCATAGCACAATTACAACAGTGTTGATCATTGGAagggagaaacagaagaaaaatagaaaaggagatatttgaagaaaataaaccaGCATGTTAAAATGGGCCTCTAGACGATATATTTCCTCTTCTAtccttttttcctccaaaaatattttttcttcttttctttcctaggTTACCCCTGACCTAAGTTATACAggtaaggtaagtcacttcagtcgtgtccgactctgtgcgaccccatagacggcagcctgccaggctcccccgtccctgggattctccaggcaagaacactggagtgggttgccatttccttctccaatgcatgaaagtgacaagtgaaagggaagtcgctcagtcgtgtccgactcctagcgaccccatggactgcagcctaccaggctcctccatccatgggattttccaggcaagagtactggagtggggtgccattgccttctccgaagttacACAGGTACATAGTTTAAAGAGTTATGTTTATCTAATGTAAGTTAAGATATACAACTAAGACTCAGGTCTCCTCTCCCATTTCCCCTTCTCTAGGGTtaaatgttttcattcttttagcTGTTTTTGGAGGGATTTTCCCCCCTATATTTCTAAGAGAATCGCTActtctttgttttttagtttgGCTATTTCAGTTAATTCCCactataaaaaacatttttttccccttgcctcCATCACCCTTCACCCTCTCAAATTACATTTCAATTCAGAAATTGCACATTAGTATTGATTTAAAATAGTAATCATGTTGTAATTTAGATTTTATCGATATTCAGTTATACGTACATATAATAAATATGTCTGCAATGAAGAACTGAGCCAGGTAGTCAGCTATTcgattttttgtttttccctgagTTAGTAACTGTCATGGTTCTTTACTTCCTTAGTTTATGTATTCTCATGAGTTCAACTCACTGccaattgttttctctttttaatacaTTTACTCACATCAGTCTCCCAGCCTATCTCTGAGAATGTGTGTGGATCCCCCCATGGAGAGGGATTAGACATGAAGCTGGAAAAGCACAGTCTAGGGAGGATTTTGTGAGACACGGGGCACAGGCTGTGGGCCTGGGGGTCCGTGGTACAAAGCTGGGAGGAGGGCTATCCTTCACTCCCCCTTCTCTGGCCTCATCACGCATGGAGCCTTCAAATTAACAGCACAGAAGGCAACTTAACAGAAGTGATTTCTCAGGTCTATGAAGAAATTCGTTATGACAAGACAATTCATTTAGATGCCACACAAAGGATGTTTCAGTGATGGTTGCCTTAGGGAACTGACAAGGAAATGTACTATTATACTAATCACAAATGTCTTCCAAATTGTATTTTCTGGGAAAACAGTTATTACAGTGATCAGTACTGTCAGTTAAATGAGACAAACGACTTTCAGCCAGCAGTGCCAGCTGTGGGTGCACTGTAATGTCATCATTTTTCTAGAGCAGAAagctgtgggggaaaaaaaatgtgttgacACACCCAAATCATAGCCACTCAACTTCATGTTTTGAAACATATATTGTGCCAtcaggattgttgttgttgagtcactgagtcatgtgattctttgtgacaccatggactgcagcacaccaggcttccctgtccctcacgatctcccagagtttacccaaattcatgtccattgaacagCACCGAACAgccaacccactggaaaagaccctgatgcggggcaagattgaaggcaaaaggagaagagagaagcagaggatgagatggttggagcgcatcactgattcaatggacatgaacttgggctaTCAGGATAAGTCAAGgtattttttctcaaaaaaacaaaTGCTTTGTGAAAATTTATTTATCCACAAATGGTGTCCAAGGGATCTATCAATTTCTTCCATAATTAGAACTTTTATGCCCATGGTCACAGCATGAATTTTCATTCTTATGTACTTTTCCTAATCTTACTATCAGACCTAAAGTAGGAAAATGTCCTTGACATATAATATTCTTATATTGCAACCTGAAAATAGTCAACCAAGCTGAGAAATATTACAAAAGAAGTCACTGTCTTGAATATTTGGGGGGGTAGCCCCCAAAAgctaaaacattttcaaaatgatcaccaaaaATTAGAGAAAACGCTGGAAGTGTAGTGACACACTTATTTGGTAATTCATGTTGATTAACTGCaccctgaattttgaaataaatgcattttggAGGTAATGAcctctagtggtcatgtatggatgtgagagttggactgtgaagaaggctgagcaccgaagaattgatgcttttgaactgtggtgttgtaggagactcttgagagtcccttggactgcaaggagagccaaccagtccattctgaaggagatcagtcctgcgtgttcattggaaggactgatgttgaagctgaaactccaatactttggccacctgatgcgaagagctgactcatttgaaaagaccctgatgctgggaaaggaggagaaggggacgacagaggatgagatggttggatggcatcactgactcaatggacatgggtttgggtagactccaggagttggtgatagacagggaggcctggcgtgctttggttcattgggttgcaaagagtcggacacgactgagcaactgaactgaactgaactgaatcactcaATAATTCTTTTTCCTACGTGGTAGAAGAGTATAAGCTGCTCTAAAGGGAGGACAGATATCTTATGACCCTGAAAATGGCACCTCTAATGCACTGGGTCTGAATCCTGGTTCTTCCACCTACTAGCTTTGCTCAgcctctgtgtgcctcagtttcatcacCTGTAGAGTGGGAAGAGGGGCAGCTgaactgttgtgaggattacatgagTTAACACCTGGAAAACCACCATCACAGTGACTGGTGCCCCCTGAGCATCAGTCAAGTTAGCCATCGTGAGCGTTACACTTCACGTGACAGCTGCAGCAAGGAAGAGGTCCTGGCGGACACAAAGAAAGGGAAGGCCATTACATTCATCCTAATCCTACTACCTTTCTCTGAGCCTATTCAGAAAGGACAGAAGATCAGAGTAGATAAGTGAAAGGGTTGGAAAACAAATGCTTGTTTCAAACCAACTCTCAGAGAACGCCACGAAAAAGACAATGGTAACCACCGCACTCCCTTTCTTATCCTTAGGAAGGTTTTTATCCCCAGCTGCTGATGAAGGACACATTTTGAATCTAttcatcctccttcctcttcaGCTGGAGCCAGGGGTTCCAGACTGTTGTGCTGTTAAGTGTGATCCTCACCCATCATTTACTTAACCATGCAATTCAAAGTCTccggacctcagtttccttacgtGATCTTTGCCTTTCAGGATTGTCAGGATAATTGATAATTCAGAGGGGTTATATGTGTCATTACCCGACGTGGTACGAGACAAGAGAAGGTACTCAGTAAACAAGGGATGAAGCAAATGGCTCTGCAGGTTTCTCAGTGCATGGGGGTGTCCTGCTGAAGGGGCGAGGGAGGCCTGAACCCCAGCCACGTGCACTGGCAAGGGTGCAGCcctcaggggtggggagggcggcTTTTTCTAATTTCATAAAGGTCCTCTGTGGGCTACTGATGGCCCTGGCCCTGTCAAACAATTAAAGATAATTCTGCAACAGAAAGAATGAACTGCAACATTAAAGAGCTTGGATAAACAGTCCCCTAACACTACAAAGCTATCACTGTTGACCTATAAAATTCTGTTGTTACCATGGTAAGTTTTAAATCAGATTGTTGACAGATAACGGAGTAGTATTCGCGTCAGCCATGATTTGACTGGACTTGACTAGTATCAATAAAAGCCAGTGTTAGCTTTTATATAAATgtgtctgtgcttagtcgctcagtcgtgtctgactctttgagaccccatggactatacagtccatggaatcctccaggccagaatactggagtgggtagcctttcccttctccaggggatcttcccgacccaggaattgaaccagggtctcctgcattggaaaagactctgatgctgggagggattgggggcaggaggaaaaggggacgacagaggatgagatggctggatggcatcaccgactcgatggatgtgagtttgagtgaactccgggagatggtgatggacagggaggcctggcgtgctgtgattcatggggtcacaaagggtcggacacgactgagcgactgaactgaactgaactcctgcattgcaggtggattctttaccaactgagctatataaataaatatgcttcATTCTGTTTGCTggctttgatttcatttatttaagtgCCTATTATATGCCAGCTCTGGGCTAAGCACAAGGGTTACAGCAGTTAACAAGGAAGACCTGGTCCTTGTCATCCTAGACTTCCCTGTCTGCAGGGAAATTCAAATAATATCCATTCCCTTATTAAGCACAACTTGGTACCTAGGCACAATCTCTTATGTAAGGATCTCCATGCTGCATCCACCCGGTTTTGTGAATCCCCTATACCTCCTGGAGGTAGAAGGTTCTAAACCTTTTGTTCACAAACAGGAGACATTCTATGCCTAATCTGTATTATTATGTAATAAATATTGTGGACAGATGCATTGTTTCCACATCCAAAGTTGTTTAAGGATATGTCTGTTTTCTGAACCCTACATTTTATCAAATCATACACTGCTCTGGGCgtatttctttggtgctcattaTCTCTCTTGATTCTGTTGTAAGTTGATCCATGCGCAAATTTGTTGTGACAGCTGAACTAACAGAACCCTCGTTGCAAGCACCGTTGTGATAGGCacacaaagaaattaaatacTAGGCAACATTACAGAAGGGATTAGAACCAGAGCTAACATACCTGAAATTCACATTATGGTGGAAGCTTTTCTACTCCGTTCGTTACTCTAATCAAAAATGAAGTTTCTACCCAGCAAGGAGAAAAACTTGAGGTCAATATTTCCCATTCCATGGCCAGAACGTATCAACCATCCCAAAGATCTCACTGGATGGTCTGCTGAGTTTTCTAGAGAATCAGTGAACAGCAGGATCCTCATATTTTCCCTTGCTGCCACCATTTCTAGGTTCTGGTAGCTTCTGAGTTTTGGGAACCAGGGATGCAGCATGAATCCACTCTAAAGGAAGAGTCCAACTCGTCTTCTCAtgttctttctttgctttctcctcaATTCCATTCCATCATTTTTCCATCCATCCAACAAATTCTTGTGGAGCTAACAGTGGGGCTATACTCCATGTTTCTGCACTTTTCCCTCATCAAAGTATGTAAAGATACTGACCCTGTGTGCCACGGCACAAATGCTAATCCCCAAGGGTGTGTTCTATCAgtcaaaagatatttaaaaaggcATTCATTTTGGCACTTCCCTCGTGGTCCGGTGgtaagactcagtgctcccactgcagggggcctaggttccatccctggtcagggaactagatcccacatgctacaactaagagtttacatgcagaaactaaagatcctgcatgcggcaatgaagatcgaagatcccgtgggccacaactaagatccagcacagacaataaataaataaatacaaatttttaaaaaacgcaCTCATTTTGAAGAGTTACATCCCATGTAACTGGAGTATGAAACCATTAGTCAAAAAACCCTACAGAGGGCAAATAAAAGTCAGACAAACCACTCTCCATTTTTTAGTAGTACTACCTGAATTGACGTATCTAAAACTAGTTTTGACATCACGAGGTAAATGCGTTTAAGTCTGAAGGTAAATCTAATTTTGAAATTTAGGCACAGACAAACAAGAACATGCAGTTGGAAAGATACTACTGGAATATTTGATAAGTACACATGGAGATGGGGCAGGGGGCTTCCACCTAGGCCGACATTTAAGAGCTACAGAGCCAGTCCTCAAGCCATGACGAATAGTTACCTCCTTCAGGTACGACTTTCCAGTTTCATTGTCTTTGGTTTCCTCTAGACTCCTATAAGATGAACTCTTATTTCAAAAAAGGTGTTGCATTAaacatcacattaaaaaatatcaaCAGTAGTTGCACTTAAAAAGGCAAGTTTCATTGATTGACGGTCATTACTGGCACATGGGGATCCAATGTTTGGGCAGAAATGCAGTCTAAAAAATCAAAGATGTCTCAATGaacaaggaagaagaaagacaagtGAAGATTATCTCTCTGATATTCACACACTGTGACCCTTCACCAACCTAAACGGGTCGCACCCATGATGCTTCACTAGGAACCAGAGtggctaacatttactgaggcACTGTGCCTAGAGCTTTACAGGGATCATCTCATTCAACCTTCCCAACAACTCCATAAGGTAAGTCATTATTATCTCCATTATACAGCAGAggaaatatgacactgaaagactAAGAACCTTTATCTAGGAAGGGCTCCAAGTTAGAGGCGGCAGAGCCTCAGATGTGAGCCCAAGGAAGTGGGATTCTGCCTGGAAGATTACGTGCTTTCAGGCAAACTGTGGCCCCAGAACCTGTACCATCAGTGTTTCCTGGGAGGTTCTGGGGTTTTGTTTCAGTGCTGATTCACAGGCCTGACCCCAGATCTACTGGCATTGCTGCCCAGCTTTAGACATCGGGCCTGGTCTCTGTCCTCATGCTAGCATGTCATGGGCAGCACAGAAGATGAGGTGAGTATACTAATTCAACAGTGAAGCAAGGGTCAGAGCTGGCCCAAGAGAGCTCCACACCAGGGAGCAAGACTTCTCTCAAGCTTCCTCATACCACAGGGCTGGGTGGGTTTGCTAAGCCTCCATCTCAGCTAGGTCAGGACAGAGGTCTTCTAATTTCTCATCTGAAATGAAGGTTTACACTTGCTGTGCCTTGCCCTCAAGGGCAGTGACCAAGGGGCTCCACTGACGCTCACAGTGGTGGCCAAACTCCAAGCTCAGCCCCTGAGTCCATGTCTGACCTCATCAGGGTGTCAACCTGTGATGTACAAAGGCATCAGTGGCCAAGGGGAGGGGTCTGTGCTCAAGAAGAAAGTATTCAGTTAGTGAGTCCGTAGCTGGGATGGAATGCTTAAATTTTGCAACAGAGCAGACATATGGACCTCAAGTCTGGGTGGTTAGCACACCCTGAGAATGTCCAGTTCTAGAAAGAGCAGTGGGCAGACCAAGCAGGACTGTGAGCCCAGGCCTTTCAGCTGACTGCTGCTACTCGTCTCTTAGGTTAGGGATCTCGGGCTGGGGATCCACATGCAATTCAGATGACTTTGCTGCCGTGGTCAGTACTGATCATATTAAGGGAACTGAGGGGCTTTGTTTCCCAGAATGAAAAGTCACTTGTAACAAAGCAGAAGTCTTCCTCTCCCCAGCCTAGGCACTTTGAGGCCAACACTGGGCTTCTGGCCCAGGCACTTGAAACCTGAATTGAATGACTTCTCTTTTTAAGCAGAGCGTTAAAAAGGCTTGGACCTAGGAAGAAGCAGGTTGAAACAGGAATCATAGAAACAATTAAACTGGAAGATTTCAATAAGATTAGAGTATAAAACAAACATCTACTCTCCACCTCGTCAAGGCTCACG includes the following:
- the ERICH5 gene encoding glutamate-rich protein 5, translating into MTPLGTAERVPLEAAREPGSQEAGGKGEQSQLPETVPKETESPEILEGSQPVETAETQELQETVGEDERSQLVEAVPKENASLEVLDGSQSVGAEGKKQLQETLGENEQSQLRETIRREHGGPEVSDGSQSVEAEEEKRLPETLGKDEQPQLRETIPREHGGPEVLDASQSVETAVKADSPHKTPQGPGNMQKIQPERTVESMEHPAGILETGAKVEMARKIHTNEEDQHIEGETGETVETEMESEKVSEGAEKKEETGEAMDLSAATQIELN